In Neospora caninum Liverpool complete genome, chromosome II, the following are encoded in one genomic region:
- a CDS encoding 50s ribosomal protein L17, related produces the protein MGWSRVVNFLNKGVQRRPHRRLPGQPHHQWNMLKTQLDQLVRSDRLELTLPRAQELQQYAEELVHFAKQNTPESSLIVESMIFTPAARRKLYHELCPLYAHRPFFYTRVVNQHRLRMRDAAPMAYLEFVDRPGEIRPARPVGFERKQTIWEEMQATRRGRRQWWNHAKKLGLIDEVTGDLIPDVNALRRPSAAEWEASDSEEDSDSQPPSPYKMVSAPKRALEPFFVDLPPPTERYRKPRYVFKRFRP, from the exons atGGGTTGGAGCAGAGTTGTCAATTTCCTCAACAAGGGCGTCCAGCGGCGGCCTCATCGTCGCTTGCCCGGCCAACCCCACCACCAGTGGAACATGCTCAA GACGCAGCTGGACCAGCTAGTTCGCTCCGACCGACTCGAGTTAACTCTGCCGCGAGCGCAGGAACTGCAGCAGTACGCCGAAGAGCTCGTTCACTTCGCCAAACAAA ACACTCCGGAGTCTTCTTTAATCGTAGAAAGCATGATCTTCACCcctgcggcgcgccgcaAGCTGTACCACGAACTCTGTCCCCTCTACGCTCATCGCCCGTTCTTCTACACGCGCGTGGTCAACCAACATcgcctgcgcatgcgcgacGCCGCCCCCATGGCCTACCTCGAGTTCGTCGACAG ACCGGGAGAAATTCGACCTGCACGGCCTGTGGGCTTtgagaggaagcaaacgatTTGGGAAGAGATGCAGGCGACTCGTCgcggacggagacagtggTGGAAC CACGCGAAGAAACTCGGACTGATTGACGAGGTGACGGGCGATCTCATTCCCGACGTTAACGCGCTCAGGCGGCCTTCCGCGGCAGAG TGGGAAGcgagcgacagcgaagaagactcAGACTCCCAGCCCCCCTCGCCGTACAAAATGGTTTCTGCGCCGAAGCGAGCTCTCGAacccttcttcgtcgacttGCCTCCCCCGACGGAACGGTACAGAAAGCCGCGCTACGTGTTCAAGCGATTCCGACCTTAA
- a CDS encoding putative very long-chain acyl-CoA synthetase, giving the protein MALLFDPSDMPPTGRLVSLGTEGLDACPGVHTVLSLQAAARLNRQLKPNKSGEDLFWTTDVTKELPIRVAESGPASLPPLTVVDFFADTVRRYPDSPALAFQPHSAPRVLSRDAPLGGREKLGNERAESRGGGHPGRPGKATGEKEKGGSAKGATPQGSENPRSVKTSAETELTVSRATAEDPAREKDDGGSMLTSLSPRKSLDAAAPPSYIEGPLPGWCMYTWQGYWNDICMFAKALLYLGCDRRSRIALMGCNSPAWAIGYFGAIFIDGIAVGIYTTNSVEATAHVVEHARCRVAVVDSLANMEKLLQVKKKQQEARERRLQRAVDAAEGQAGQNGPAETTGKRETNGSSWPPLSPDPKKRRTEGGAGLGESSDGSHALSEAFGGAEETGACDVLQMIVVYRERVPEGYEDDGVISFEDFVQLGSAVNDVLLTARMETQKPGECCSLVYTSGTTGFPKGVMLSHDNFTWTAACSSHMMKIDHTHRLVSFLPLSHVAAQLVDLYMPVTMGCCVYFARPDALQGSLIETVKHVRPTWFLAVPRVWEKIEQKLKEVAAARGSGFKSRIAEWAKNVGFRGTEALLNGHTQDIPAAFTFVMRLILHQVRKALGMDLCLGLGSCAAPLDPETQKYFMSLGMPINSIYGLSESTGPQTFILPAPGWYKVGSIGHALPGTDMYVANENEEGHGEICFRGRNIFMGYYKDEKSTRGTVDENGFLHTGDLGYVDSDGFVYLTGRIKELIITAGGENVAPLLIESLLKQEMPQLLSNCMVVGDRRKFLGVLICLYTAKDKDDNPTNVLAPDLVRFLKKKGLNAATTQDAMDAPGVNHLIREAIERANIKTISRAQSVQGWRILPADFAISTGELTATMKLRRKFVETKFASFVEDMYLSPLPRCLASAKAEETPGALQAKL; this is encoded by the exons ATGGCGCTGTTGTTTGATCCGTCAGACATGCCCCCGACGGGGCGACTGGTTTCCCTGGGGACGGAGGGGCTGGACGCGTGcccgggtgtacatacagtgCTTTCTCTGCAGGCCGCTGCGCGTCTGAATCGGCAGCTGAAGCCGAACAAGTCGGGAGAGGATTTGTTTTGGACAACGGACGTGACGAAGGAACTACCGATTCGCGTCGCAGAGTCCGgccccgcgtctctgccgccgctgACCGTCGTGGACTTCTTTGCTGACACCGTGCGCCGCTACCCTGACTCGCCAGCGCTCGCCTTTCAGCCTCACTCCGCTCCGCGTGTGCTCTCTCGGGACGCGCCCCTCGGAGGTCGCGAAAAACTCGGAAACGAGCGCGCGGAGTCCCGGGGCGGTGGTCACCCAGGCCGTCCTGGGAAGGCgaccggagagaaagagaaggggggaTCTGCGAAAGGAGCAACGCCCCAAGGCTCTGAAAACCCCCGATCGGTAAAGACAAGCGCGGAGACCGAACTGACAGTCTCGCGCGCCACGGCGGAAGATCCCGcccgcgaaaaagacgacgGTGGCTCCATGTTgacctcgctctcgcctcgaaaGAGCCTggacgcggcggcgccgccgtcgtACATCGAGGGCCCGCTCCCGGgctggtgtatgtacacctggcAGGGGTACTGGAACGACATCTGCATGTTTGCAAAGGCGCTGCTGTACCTCGGGTGCGATCGGCGGTCGCGCATTGCGCTGATGGGCTGCAACAGCCCGGCGTGGGCGATTGGCTACTTTGGCGCAATCTTCATCGACGGCATCGCCGTCGGAATTTACACGACCAACTCCGTCGAGGCGACTGCGCACGTCGTGGAGCACGCCCGGtgtcgcgtcgccgtcgtcgacTCGCTCGCAAACATGGAAAAACTTCTGCAGGTGAAAAAGAAGCAGCAGGAAGCCCGCGAAAGGCGCCTCCAACgcgccgtcgacgccgcCGAGGGCCAAGCGGGGCAGAACGGTCcagcagagacgacgggaaagcgcgagacgaaCGGGTCCTCCTGGCCACCTCTCTCGCCGGATCCGAAGAAGCGCCGAACCGAAGGCGGTGCGGGTTTGGGCGAGTCGTCCGATGGTTCTCACGCGTTGTCCGAGGCGTTCGGCGGCGCCGAAGAGACCGGAGCTTGCGACGTGCTCCAGATGATTGTGGTGTATCGAGAGCGCGTCCCCGAGGGCtacgaggacgacggcgtCATCTCCTTCGAGGACTTCGTGCAGCTTGGCAGCGCCGTGAACGATGTCTTGCTCACCGCGCGAATGGAGACTCAGAAACCGGGCGAGTGCTGCTCACTCGTGTACACGAGCGGAACGACCGGGTTCCCGAAAGGAGTCATGCTGTCTCACGACAACTTCACGTGGACGGCGGCCTGCTCTTCGCACATGATGAAGATAGACCACACGCaccgtctcgtctcctttctccccctgTCGCACGTCGCCGCGCAGCTGGTCGACCTTTACATGCCCGTGACAATGGGCTGTTGCGTCTACTTTGCGAGGCCTGACGCTCTCCAGGGCTCTCTGATCGAAACGGTCAAGCACGTCAGACCTACCTGGTTCCTGGCCGTTCCGCGTGTCTGGGAGAAAATCGAACAGAAGCTGAAGGAAGTGGCTGCAGCCCGAGGAAGCGGGTTCAAGAGCCGCATTGCGGAGTGGGCGAAAAACGTCGGGTTTCGAGGCACAGAGGCGCTCCTGAACGGACACACGCAAGACATCCCTGCAGCCTTTACCTTCGTCATGAGACTCATTCTCCACCAG GTTCGCAAAGCTCTCGGCATGGACCTGTGTTTGGGATTGGGTAGCTGTGCCGCGCCGTTGGATCCCGAGACGCAAAAGTATTTTATGAGTCTCGGCATGCCGATAAACTCGATTTACGGGTTGAGTGAAAGCACAGGACCGCAAACCTTCATTCTCCCTGCGCCGGGGTG GTACAAAGTTGGAAGCATCGGTCACGCGCTGCCTGGGACAGATATGTACGTGGCgaacgagaacgaggagggcCATGGCGAGATTTGTTTCCGCGGCCGCAACATTTTCATGGGGTACTACAAAGACGAGAAGTCGACTCGGGGAACAGTGGACGAGAACGGCTTTCTTCACACCGGCGACTTGGGCTACGTGGACTCCGACGGCTTCGTCTACCTTACGGGGCGAATCAAGGAACTGATCATCActgcaggcggcgagaacgTCGCGCCGCTGCTCATTGAGAGCCTCCTTAAACAAGAGATGCCGCAGCTCCTCTCCAACTGCATGGTAGTGGGCGACCGGAGAAAGTTTCTCGGCGTCCTCatctgtctgtacaccgcaaAGGACAAAGACGACAACCCGACGAACGTCCTGGCGCCCGATCTCGTGCGCTTTCTGAAGAAAAAGGGCCTTAACGCCGCAACGACTCAAGACGCCATGGACGCACCCGGCGTCAACCACCTCATCCGAGAGGCCATTGAACGCGCCAACATCAAAACCATCTCCAG GGCGCAGTCTGTGCAGGGGTGGCGGATTTTGCCGGCAGATTTTGCGATCAGCACGGGCGAGCTGACGGCGACGATGAAGTTGCGCCGAAAGTTTGTCGAGACGAAATTCGCCTCGTTTGTGGAAGACATGTATCTGTCGCCCTTGCCGCGCTGCCTTGCGTCTGCAAAGGCTGAGGAAACCCCAGGCGCGCTGCAGGCAAAGTTGTGA